DNA from Candidatus Methylomirabilota bacterium:
AGGTGGTCGCCGTCAATGACCTGGCCGACGCCAAGACCCTGGCCCACCTGCTCAAGTACGACTCGGTGCACGGCATCCTAGACGCCGAGGTCACCCACAAGGGCGAGGCCATCTTCGTCAACGGCCGCGAGGTGCGGGTCTGCTCGGCCAAGGACCCCGCCGCCCTGCCCTGGAGCGAGCTCGGCGTGGACATCGTGGTCGAGTCCACGGGGGTCTTCCGGGACAAGGCGACCACGACCAAGCACCTGCAGGCCGGGGCCAAGAAGGTGGTAATCACGGCGCCCGCCAAGGACCCGGACATCACCATCGTCCTGGGGGTCAACGAGCAGAAGTACGATCCCGCCCGCCATGAGCTCGTGTCGAATGCCTCCTGCACGACCAACTGCCTCGCCACCGTGGCCAAGGTCCTGCTCGACAATTTCGGCATCAAGCGGGGCTTCGCGTCCACCGTGCATTCCTACACCAATGACCAACCCATCCACGATTTCCCGCACAAGGACCTCCGCCGGGCGCGCGCCGGCGCAGTGAGCATGATTCCCACGACCACGGGCGCGGCCACCGCGGTGGGGCTCGTCCTGCCCGAGCTCAAGGGCAAGCTCGACGGGCTCGCCATCCGCGTGCCCACCGCCAATGTCTCCGTGGTGGACCTGACCGCGGAGCTCGAGAAGCCGGCGAGCGCCCAGGCGGTCAACGACGCCTTCCGGGCCGCGGCGAGTGGGCCTCTGCGCGGCATTCTCGACGCCACGGACGAGGAGCTCGTCTCCGTGGACTTCAACGGCAACCCGCATTCCTCCATCGTCGACCTGGCGTCCACGGCGGTCATCGACGGCAGCATGGTCAAGGTGCTCGCCTGGTACGACAACGAGTGGGGCTACTCGAATCGGGTGAAGGATCTTATCCGGTACATGTCGAAGTCGCTCTAGTGCCGGGCCAACTGACTTCGCCAGACCTACTCAGCTCTCGCCTCGCGGGCCTGCCGCTTGGCTCG
Protein-coding regions in this window:
- the gap gene encoding type I glyceraldehyde-3-phosphate dehydrogenase, with translation MGVRVGVNGFGRIGRVFFRAALTAPELEVVAVNDLADAKTLAHLLKYDSVHGILDAEVTHKGEAIFVNGREVRVCSAKDPAALPWSELGVDIVVESTGVFRDKATTTKHLQAGAKKVVITAPAKDPDITIVLGVNEQKYDPARHELVSNASCTTNCLATVAKVLLDNFGIKRGFASTVHSYTNDQPIHDFPHKDLRRARAGAVSMIPTTTGAATAVGLVLPELKGKLDGLAIRVPTANVSVVDLTAELEKPASAQAVNDAFRAAASGPLRGILDATDEELVSVDFNGNPHSSIVDLASTAVIDGSMVKVLAWYDNEWGYSNRVKDLIRYMSKSL